One Sphingobacteriales bacterium DNA window includes the following coding sequences:
- a CDS encoding PKD domain-containing protein: MYAKINRYLLRKSNIILTFSGKSVLHVLFIFILPYLTKAQPVADFTANITIGCSPLVVSFTDKSTGNVKSWYWDFGNSNTSTLQNPQTTYTSPGKYTVKLTVSDGTNNHTVTKTDYIVVLKNPTAGFSVSAATVGCAPFTVSFIDQSNQGDAIISQWIWDFGDGNIGTQKNPTHTYSSPGSYSVSLHVIDIYGCSDTRFITNYIKVNSTPKAIFSNSQQKYCKTPALVSFTNSSTGNPTLSYLWDFGDTTTSTVKDPVHSYLYPGTFSVKLVVTDGNGCKDSIIKNNQIEIDNVKAYFQPDKDTVCTATFFRLNNQSQGAKNYFWNFGDGNTTNVPNPSYLYLNPGKYLVSLKVTNGSSCVDSMARYITVEQLTAGFLTSLPLYSCKPPLTVSFVNQSVNAVKYIWDFGDGDSSTDKNPVHVYTTPGVFTPSLTVIGAGGCVKTVISDKNVEIIPPQAAFMADSMSGCAPLHVTFTDRSNSKEPITSWHWDFDDGDTSDLQNPAHVFVKDTTYEVTLKITNSAGCVGISKLHITVGIKPIAGFYVKPDTSCAVDSVWFYSTSYTPSGKPIDFWQWTFGDGGSGSGDSCGHQHVDTGFMSTQLVVGYLGCYDTIKKDSVTYINGPISVISFQQDCKKPYDVTFVNHHKGMHHWEIDFGDGQKLTHLTVDSVYHKYTGKGMYTVNTVAYNDSTGCKWPNTVYVSVQEVLADFKPSVKHICAEDSFMFLYTGTGGSIHTWHFGDGTVSYESSPKHAYRKPGYYKVKLLSKEFGGCADSIEKTVRVYGITSDFSCDTFGCAPSAIRFFDKSVSDTAIYLWRYLFDDGQTSSLPNPVHTYKNKKFYSPTLIVENLANCNDTLTLTDKVIIERPAAGFYAYDKQLCWQDSVKFSNTSLGTGLKFLWNFGDGNTSSIREPVHHYSTSGKFTITLMVTDQNGCKDTLTAVNYIEVQEKLKTNFYADTIYANCYPLLVKFYDSSNIQDILLYEWDFGDKTPKSYLKSPAHSYTKPGKYDVSLFMVTNFGCTDTMIKKQYIVIKGPVADIGISPDTICKNQFTSLFITSKKDVYQFEWDFGDGVIAKNAPDSIRHQYKHAGMFFPKLLYMDSSKTCVKYAEDTLFVSSVNGYFTVSDSVGIIPLTVQFTGYGDPGIISWWYDFADSITSVLKNPEHTFKRPDTFFVKLVVTNTLGCKDTFTKMIIVEPLPPIVDMPKAFTPNGDGQNDKVYVMGAGIRYETLLDFSIYNRYGERVFHTTNPQDGWDGYYKGKLQNIDTYQYIVSVRLFDGQVVTLKGFIALIL, translated from the coding sequence TTGTATGCAAAGATAAACAGATACTTGCTTAGGAAATCAAATATTATATTAACATTTTCAGGTAAAAGTGTTCTGCATGTCTTATTTATCTTTATTCTCCCTTATCTGACAAAAGCTCAACCTGTTGCGGATTTTACAGCCAATATTACTATCGGGTGCAGTCCGCTGGTAGTATCTTTTACCGATAAGTCCACCGGCAATGTCAAATCATGGTATTGGGATTTCGGAAACAGCAACACTTCCACCCTCCAAAATCCGCAAACCACATACACCTCTCCCGGAAAATATACGGTAAAACTTACGGTTTCAGACGGGACAAACAATCATACGGTAACCAAAACAGATTATATCGTAGTTTTAAAAAATCCGACAGCCGGATTTTCAGTTTCCGCTGCCACGGTAGGTTGTGCACCCTTTACCGTCAGTTTTATCGACCAGTCGAATCAGGGAGATGCCATCATCTCGCAATGGATATGGGATTTCGGAGATGGAAATATCGGTACTCAGAAAAATCCGACACATACTTATTCTTCTCCCGGCAGCTATTCTGTATCCCTTCATGTGATTGACATCTACGGATGTTCGGATACAAGATTTATTACAAATTATATAAAGGTCAATAGTACTCCGAAAGCGATATTTTCAAACAGTCAGCAGAAATATTGCAAGACACCTGCTCTGGTCAGTTTTACAAATTCCTCAACAGGCAATCCCACATTAAGCTATTTATGGGATTTTGGAGATACTACCACCTCCACCGTGAAAGATCCCGTCCATAGTTACCTGTATCCGGGAACATTTTCCGTTAAACTGGTTGTTACCGATGGAAACGGGTGTAAAGATTCAATTATAAAAAACAATCAGATAGAAATTGATAATGTGAAGGCATATTTCCAGCCCGATAAGGATACCGTCTGTACTGCTACTTTTTTCAGGTTGAACAATCAGTCGCAGGGTGCAAAAAACTATTTCTGGAATTTTGGAGATGGAAACACGACCAATGTCCCCAATCCGAGTTATTTATACCTCAATCCCGGGAAATACCTGGTGTCTCTGAAGGTTACCAATGGATCCTCCTGTGTTGACAGTATGGCAAGGTATATTACTGTCGAACAGCTTACAGCAGGCTTTCTGACCTCGCTGCCCTTATACAGTTGTAAACCTCCGTTAACCGTAAGTTTTGTAAATCAGTCCGTCAATGCGGTAAAATATATCTGGGATTTCGGAGATGGCGACAGCTCGACAGATAAAAATCCTGTGCATGTTTATACCACGCCCGGGGTTTTTACCCCCAGCCTGACCGTGATAGGCGCGGGAGGTTGCGTTAAAACGGTTATTTCTGATAAAAATGTTGAAATTATCCCGCCACAGGCAGCTTTTATGGCCGATTCCATGTCGGGATGTGCCCCTCTGCATGTTACCTTTACTGACCGTTCGAATTCAAAAGAGCCTATAACTTCATGGCACTGGGATTTTGATGATGGTGATACCTCTGACCTGCAAAACCCGGCTCATGTTTTCGTTAAAGATACTACTTATGAAGTAACGCTTAAAATTACAAATTCAGCGGGATGTGTTGGCATCAGCAAACTTCATATCACTGTAGGAATCAAACCCATAGCAGGATTTTATGTCAAGCCCGACACCTCCTGTGCTGTCGATTCCGTCTGGTTTTACAGTACGTCTTATACGCCTTCAGGAAAGCCGATTGATTTCTGGCAATGGACTTTTGGAGACGGGGGCAGTGGCTCTGGAGACAGTTGCGGACATCAGCATGTAGATACCGGATTTATGAGTACTCAACTGGTGGTGGGCTATCTCGGCTGTTACGATACCATCAAAAAAGATAGTGTTACCTATATCAACGGTCCTATTTCGGTTATTTCCTTCCAGCAGGATTGTAAAAAGCCGTATGATGTAACCTTCGTCAATCATCACAAAGGCATGCATCACTGGGAAATTGATTTCGGAGACGGCCAGAAACTTACGCACCTGACCGTGGACAGTGTCTATCACAAATATACCGGAAAAGGCATGTATACTGTCAATACTGTTGCCTATAACGACTCAACCGGATGTAAATGGCCGAACACCGTTTATGTCAGTGTTCAGGAAGTGCTTGCCGATTTCAAGCCATCTGTTAAACACATTTGTGCTGAAGATTCTTTTATGTTTCTTTATACCGGAACAGGCGGAAGTATTCATACCTGGCATTTCGGAGACGGAACGGTTTCGTATGAATCTTCCCCCAAACACGCTTACCGAAAACCCGGCTATTACAAGGTTAAACTCCTTTCAAAAGAATTTGGCGGATGTGCAGACAGTATTGAAAAAACAGTCAGGGTTTACGGGATTACCTCCGATTTCAGCTGTGATACTTTTGGATGTGCTCCGTCAGCCATTCGCTTTTTCGACAAATCAGTGTCGGATACAGCCATTTATCTCTGGCGGTATTTATTTGATGACGGGCAGACTTCCTCATTGCCCAATCCTGTGCATACCTATAAAAACAAAAAATTTTATTCACCAACCCTGATTGTTGAAAATCTTGCCAACTGCAATGATACCCTTACCCTGACCGACAAAGTCATCATTGAAAGGCCTGCAGCAGGCTTTTATGCTTATGACAAACAGCTTTGCTGGCAGGATTCCGTAAAATTTTCCAACACTTCTCTTGGAACAGGATTAAAATTTTTATGGAATTTCGGGGATGGCAATACTTCTTCAATACGTGAACCGGTCCACCATTATTCTACTTCAGGAAAATTTACAATTACTCTGATGGTTACCGATCAGAACGGCTGTAAAGATACCCTTACGGCTGTCAACTACATCGAAGTTCAGGAAAAGCTGAAAACTAATTTTTATGCTGATACCATTTATGCCAATTGTTATCCGCTTCTGGTCAAATTCTATGACAGTTCAAACATTCAGGACATCCTGCTGTATGAATGGGATTTTGGCGACAAAACACCTAAATCGTACCTGAAATCTCCTGCACACAGCTATACAAAACCCGGTAAATATGATGTTTCGCTTTTCATGGTAACCAATTTTGGCTGCACAGATACCATGATAAAAAAACAATATATCGTCATCAAAGGGCCTGTAGCCGATATTGGCATTTCCCCTGATACTATCTGCAAAAACCAGTTTACCAGTCTGTTTATTACTTCAAAAAAAGATGTTTATCAGTTCGAGTGGGATTTTGGCGATGGTGTCATTGCAAAAAATGCCCCCGACTCGATCAGGCATCAGTATAAACATGCAGGAATGTTTTTCCCGAAACTCCTGTATATGGATTCTTCCAAAACCTGTGTAAAATATGCGGAAGACACTTTGTTTGTTTCGTCAGTAAACGGCTATTTTACGGTAAGTGATTCGGTGGGTATCATTCCTCTGACTGTTCAGTTTACCGGATACGGTGATCCAGGAATTATCTCGTGGTGGTATGATTTTGCCGATAGTATTACTTCCGTTTTGAAAAATCCGGAACATACCTTCAAACGTCCCGATACATTCTTTGTAAAACTGGTTGTTACCAATACACTTGGCTGTAAAGATACCTTTACAAAAATGATCATTGTGGAGCCCCTGCCACCCATTGTCGATATGCCGAAAGCCTTTACACCAAACGGAGATGGACAGAACGACAAGGTTTATGTGATGGGAGCCGGCATACGTTATGAAACACTGCTTGACTTCAGCATTTACAACAGATATGGCGAAAGAGTTTTCCATACTACTAATCCTCAGGACGGATGGGATGGCTATTACAAGGGAAAACTGCAAAACATCGATACCTATCAATATATTGTATCAGTGAGATTGTTTGACGGACAGGTTGTTACTTTAAAAGGCTTTATTGCTTTAATATTATAA
- a CDS encoding T9SS type A sorting domain-containing protein, translating into MKNYIISGIFIFIPLLVFNQVPQWKIYNPSNSQIPWNKIKSMDFDKNGHLWAGYDNSGNVPHLTEFDGDTFKNYIYDAWVNAVAADNDGDIWFTTSNMELYKYNGNFQIYTNALISSPWMEPLFVDKTKNVWIADKTNYFILKFNGSAWSKYDYTNSVVKNTIFLCLSGFRYDLMIGTKDSGMIQLSANQSKVYDKSNSPLPSNSVYAMKEGNGDTLWFVCPGNLGYFTGTNWNFYPKSNLASANSIQLDSKGNIWISNPDFTNGGVFMFDRKNWTVYNKSNSPLPTNQLLDLKIDKNDNIWVATWGSGLAKLSPYTSSVSEVKPLTLKCTTTEKNLNLFLPEIDVYHIEIISVSGKTLYLNPEAFGDYISIDISGFPSGVYIVRVANDQSAAYSKILKP; encoded by the coding sequence ATGAAAAATTATATTATTTCAGGGATTTTTATATTTATCCCTTTGCTGGTGTTTAACCAGGTTCCTCAGTGGAAGATTTATAATCCTTCAAATTCACAAATCCCATGGAACAAGATAAAATCCATGGATTTTGATAAAAACGGCCATTTGTGGGCAGGTTACGACAACAGCGGAAATGTCCCTCACTTAACTGAATTTGACGGTGATACTTTCAAAAACTATATTTATGATGCATGGGTCAATGCCGTTGCAGCTGACAATGACGGTGATATCTGGTTCACGACCAGCAACATGGAATTATACAAATACAACGGGAATTTTCAGATTTATACCAATGCCCTGATCAGCTCTCCGTGGATGGAACCTTTGTTTGTTGACAAGACCAAGAATGTCTGGATTGCCGACAAAACCAACTATTTCATTCTGAAATTCAATGGCTCGGCATGGTCAAAATATGATTATACCAATTCAGTTGTAAAAAATACTATTTTTCTTTGTTTGTCCGGGTTCAGATATGACTTAATGATCGGTACAAAAGACAGCGGAATGATTCAGTTGTCGGCCAATCAAAGCAAGGTTTATGACAAAAGCAATTCTCCGCTACCTTCCAATTCCGTTTATGCCATGAAAGAGGGGAATGGCGACACCCTCTGGTTTGTTTGTCCCGGCAATCTGGGTTATTTTACTGGTACAAACTGGAATTTTTATCCAAAATCCAACCTGGCAAGTGCCAATTCCATTCAATTGGATTCAAAGGGAAATATCTGGATCAGCAATCCCGATTTTACCAATGGCGGTGTTTTTATGTTTGACCGTAAAAACTGGACGGTTTACAATAAATCGAATTCTCCTTTGCCTACCAATCAGCTTCTTGACCTCAAAATAGACAAAAACGACAATATCTGGGTTGCTACCTGGGGAAGCGGTCTGGCTAAGCTCAGTCCCTATACAAGCTCTGTTTCTGAGGTTAAACCCCTTACCCTTAAATGTACAACCACTGAAAAGAATCTGAACCTGTTTCTGCCTGAAATAGATGTTTATCATATTGAAATCATCAGTGTTTCAGGAAAAACTCTTTATCTGAATCCGGAAGCTTTTGGCGATTATATCAGTATTGACATTTCCGGATTTCCCTCAGGTGTTTACATCGTCAGGGTAGCGAATGACCAGTCAGCAGCATATTCTAAGATTTTAAAACCCTGA